A single window of Chitinophagales bacterium DNA harbors:
- a CDS encoding DUF2167 domain-containing protein has translation MKKLLLSILCLFSFHVFIAAQEDMDTTALEMSDSLLVQLFKLQQDSIEKAFVYQTGKVELGDGLAAIEVPTGYKFLDAQQSNYVLTELWGNPPSESLGMLLPEDISPISDNFSYAIDVSYSDEGYIEDKDAKSLDYDDLLEEMQKDAKEINDQRREMGYPAVDLVRWAAPPYYDEANKKLHWAKELAFEGEPANTLNYNIRILGRGGYLNLNAIGEMDILPKVQADIGDILTSVNFNSGNRYSDFNPSMDKVAAYGIGGLIAGKVLAKAGFFALLLKFWKIIAVAIVGFFAFIKRMFTGGGQ, from the coding sequence ATGAAAAAATTATTACTATCCATTTTGTGTTTGTTCTCTTTCCATGTATTCATTGCAGCCCAAGAAGATATGGATACAACCGCTTTGGAAATGTCTGATTCATTGTTGGTTCAGCTTTTTAAACTCCAACAAGATAGCATTGAAAAAGCCTTTGTTTACCAAACAGGAAAAGTCGAACTGGGCGACGGTTTGGCTGCCATTGAAGTACCGACAGGCTACAAATTTTTAGATGCTCAACAATCCAACTATGTTTTGACCGAATTGTGGGGCAATCCTCCAAGCGAATCATTGGGGATGTTGTTGCCCGAAGACATTTCACCCATCAGCGACAATTTCTCCTATGCCATTGATGTTAGTTATTCAGATGAAGGCTACATCGAGGACAAGGATGCCAAAAGTTTGGACTACGATGATTTGCTCGAAGAAATGCAGAAAGATGCTAAAGAAATCAACGATCAGCGTAGAGAAATGGGCTACCCTGCGGTTGATTTGGTCAGATGGGCTGCACCTCCTTATTATGATGAAGCTAACAAAAAACTCCACTGGGCAAAGGAATTGGCCTTTGAAGGAGAACCTGCTAATACACTGAACTACAATATCCGCATTTTGGGGCGAGGTGGTTATCTTAATCTCAATGCCATTGGAGAAATGGATATTTTGCCGAAAGTACAAGCCGATATTGGTGACATTCTCACCAGCGTAAACTTCAATAGCGGAAACCGATACAGCGATTTCAACCCAAGTATGGATAAAGTGGCAGCTTATGGTATTGGTGGACTCATTGCAGGAAAAGTTTTGGCAAAAGCTGGCTTTTTTGCTCTTTTATTGAAGTTCTGGAAAATCATTGCAGTGGCAATAGTGGGCTTTTTCGCCTTTATCAAACGGATGTTTACAGGTGGAGGCCAATGA
- a CDS encoding DUF899 family protein has protein sequence MTLDDNTLQERIHELEKEIMDKKQALAKLRKDLIPQEIKDYTLIDKDGKEVQLSELFGDSNEMLLVFNMGKTCRWCTLWADGYNGISQHLQSRAAFIVVSPDPPEVQQEFADTREWDFPMLSYQGSDIGKDLGYQTEDGYYMPGVISLSKSKEGKICYHSKAFFGPSDNYCVQYDFMDLLPKGAKNWQPQYEYSTEISNN, from the coding sequence ATGACTTTAGACGACAACACACTTCAAGAACGCATCCATGAGCTCGAAAAAGAAATCATGGACAAAAAACAAGCCCTTGCCAAACTCCGAAAAGACCTCATTCCGCAAGAAATAAAAGACTACACGCTTATTGACAAAGATGGCAAAGAAGTGCAACTCTCTGAATTATTTGGAGATAGTAATGAAATGTTATTGGTCTTCAACATGGGAAAAACCTGTAGATGGTGCACACTTTGGGCAGATGGTTACAATGGTATCAGTCAACACCTACAAAGTCGAGCTGCTTTCATCGTTGTATCTCCTGACCCACCTGAAGTGCAGCAAGAATTTGCGGATACAAGAGAATGGGATTTTCCGATGTTGAGTTACCAAGGCTCGGATATTGGCAAAGATTTAGGCTATCAAACAGAGGATGGTTATTACATGCCTGGGGTGATTTCGTTGAGCAAATCGAAAGAAGGAAAAATTTGCTATCACAGCAAAGCCTTTTTTGGACCAAGTGACAACTATTGTGTGCAGTACGATTTTATGGATTTGCTGCCCAAAGGGGCTAAAAACTGGCAACCGCAATATGAATATTCAACAGAAATATCTAACAATTGA
- a CDS encoding BlaI/MecI/CopY family transcriptional regulator, with the protein MEKLTKAEERIMQALWSLERAALGDIRAALPKGEEIPPTTVASMVKVLVNKGFVIYETFGRTNIYTPNVSKSDYRKFLMNNMVSNYFDGSFKKMVSFFAKEEKLDKGDIEDLLKELEED; encoded by the coding sequence ATGGAAAAACTAACCAAAGCAGAAGAAAGAATCATGCAAGCCCTTTGGTCACTCGAAAGAGCGGCTTTAGGAGATATTCGAGCAGCCTTGCCGAAAGGGGAGGAGATACCTCCTACAACGGTGGCTTCAATGGTGAAAGTCTTGGTAAACAAAGGTTTTGTGATTTACGAAACTTTTGGTAGAACGAATATCTATACGCCCAATGTCAGCAAATCCGATTACCGAAAGTTTTTGATGAACAATATGGTGAGTAACTATTTTGACGGCTCTTTCAAAAAAATGGTTTCGTTTTTTGCAAAAGAAGAGAAGTTGGATAAAGGGGATATTGAAGATTTATTGAAGGAATTGGAAGAAGATTAA
- a CDS encoding M56 family metallopeptidase codes for MQNLLIYLTEVSLCMTLFYLFYCFLLQKQTSLQWNRWFLLLSSITALVLPLLQIRINYQSVADVPTWSYVLQTISIEAEASQQLQQNMGLVEVLSIIYLTGVLLFSLRLLGQLWSFGHFVRKHRANGVVSEKGYFVIETQQLPTFSFFKYLVINTQQISDSAKEQILLHEETHIQQQHSYDILLLEVLKIVCWFNPIVYLYQQKLQEVHEYLADSVVLQHYPDSMKNYAQLIVQQAIHCNVLSISNHFSKHQIKKRILMMKNTKTQNRALWIYLLAVPLFGLSFLLFSCSEAESLEKQTPISEVVKEKMAGFEDKDIYLEVDQMPEFAGGFEALVKFMIDNVKYPKSAFDAKIEGKSFVTFVINEKGEVTQAKVIKGFNADCDAEALRVVNAMPNWIAGMNDGEKVKVQFTLPISFKLPAVRME; via the coding sequence ATGCAAAATTTACTAATATACCTAACAGAGGTCAGCCTCTGCATGACCTTGTTTTACCTATTTTATTGTTTTTTGCTGCAAAAACAAACTTCACTTCAATGGAACCGATGGTTTTTGTTACTGAGTTCAATCACTGCTTTGGTTTTGCCTTTGCTGCAAATTAGGATTAATTATCAATCAGTTGCAGATGTTCCAACTTGGTCCTATGTGCTGCAAACGATTTCGATTGAAGCAGAAGCAAGTCAGCAATTGCAGCAAAATATGGGCTTGGTGGAAGTTTTGAGCATCATCTATTTAACAGGTGTTTTGTTGTTCAGCCTTCGATTGTTGGGGCAGTTGTGGTCATTTGGGCATTTTGTCCGCAAACACAGGGCAAATGGAGTAGTTTCAGAGAAAGGATATTTCGTCATTGAAACCCAACAATTACCCACTTTTTCTTTCTTCAAATATTTGGTTATCAATACCCAACAAATATCTGATTCGGCAAAAGAACAGATTTTACTGCATGAAGAAACACATATTCAACAGCAGCACAGCTATGACATTTTGTTATTGGAGGTTTTGAAGATTGTTTGTTGGTTCAACCCAATCGTGTATTTGTACCAGCAAAAATTGCAGGAAGTCCACGAATATTTAGCAGATAGTGTGGTTTTGCAGCACTATCCCGATAGCATGAAAAATTATGCACAACTGATTGTGCAACAAGCTATACATTGCAATGTGCTTTCAATTAGTAATCATTTTTCTAAACATCAAATTAAAAAACGTATTCTCATGATGAAAAACACAAAAACACAAAACCGTGCGCTTTGGATTTATCTCTTGGCTGTTCCTCTATTTGGATTGAGCTTTTTGTTATTTTCTTGCTCCGAAGCTGAATCTCTTGAAAAACAAACACCTATTTCGGAAGTAGTGAAAGAGAAGATGGCTGGATTTGAAGATAAGGATATCTATCTTGAAGTGGATCAAATGCCTGAATTTGCAGGAGGTTTTGAAGCATTGGTTAAGTTTATGATTGACAATGTGAAATATCCAAAGTCGGCTTTTGATGCAAAAATTGAAGGGAAATCATTTGTAACTTTTGTTATAAATGAAAAAGGGGAGGTGACGCAAGCAAAGGTGATAAAAGGGTTTAATGCTGATTGTGATGCTGAGGCTTTGAGAGTTGTCAATGCGATGCCCAATTGGATAGCTGGCATGAACGATGGTGAAAAGGTAAAAGTGCAGTTCACCCTTCCGATTAGTTTCAAATTGCCTGCTGTAAGAATGGAATAG
- a CDS encoding sodium:proton antiporter has translation MIELGGIVILGILGQWIAWKMRVPAILPLILMGLGVGPIAEYFLGSKLITPIFEAELNRGLFLSNSFFYFVSMSIGIILFEGGLTLRKEEVKKSGSTILKLITFGSLITFGGGTLAAHYVVGLTWNMSFLFAALIIVTGPTVIAPILRNLPLNKNTSTVLKWEGILIDPIGALVAVLVFEFILIGATGHGGEAFTSVAFGEFSKILVVGTGLGFGGAYLLNYLLINHLVPHYLINVFTLALVLSVFVISDLIAHESGLLTVVVMGMVVGNMGIPHLKDILNFKESMTVLLISVLFITLSANISLSDVELLHPNTFILFLIVLLVLRPLSVFVSTYGGILSFKEKLFISMVGPRGIVAAGIASVFGLKLTEKGIEGANMLTPLVFLIVLGTVLFTALTARFFAKKLKITMDHSTGVTIIGANAGARLIAKFLQENGRHVVLIDNSEIKVQRATDAGLQAFKDNIFDENLPDQFDLLDMGYLLALTENESVNLYACNNLQSTLGEHGCYRLMSPTEMKNTDEPPSSNALFDTTVDFLNFSEAARDFPEIHEIHYEDVDELQMLLKKCSNTHERIPLFIRRKNEQFDVIPANRDDFKVDDGMSLVYLGREITEEELEEEKKVMDEELTQK, from the coding sequence ATGATTGAATTAGGAGGAATAGTAATATTGGGAATTTTGGGGCAATGGATAGCGTGGAAGATGAGAGTTCCTGCTATCTTACCGTTGATTTTGATGGGTTTAGGAGTCGGCCCTATTGCTGAATATTTTTTGGGTTCAAAACTCATTACCCCTATTTTTGAAGCTGAATTAAACAGAGGATTGTTTTTGTCAAACAGTTTTTTCTATTTTGTTTCCATGTCCATTGGTATCATTCTGTTTGAAGGAGGACTTACACTCAGGAAAGAAGAAGTCAAAAAAAGTGGTTCAACCATTTTGAAACTGATTACTTTTGGTTCACTCATTACCTTTGGTGGCGGCACTTTGGCGGCTCACTATGTGGTAGGTTTGACTTGGAATATGTCGTTTCTATTTGCAGCCCTGATTATTGTGACGGGACCGACAGTGATTGCACCGATTTTGAGGAATTTACCACTCAATAAAAATACTTCAACAGTATTGAAGTGGGAAGGAATTTTGATTGATCCCATTGGTGCATTGGTTGCAGTATTGGTATTTGAATTTATCTTAATAGGTGCTACGGGGCATGGAGGTGAGGCTTTTACAAGTGTAGCATTTGGTGAATTTTCCAAAATATTGGTGGTTGGAACGGGCTTGGGATTCGGTGGAGCTTACTTGCTCAATTATTTGTTAATCAATCATTTAGTTCCGCATTACCTCATCAATGTATTTACATTGGCATTGGTCTTATCGGTATTCGTTATTTCTGATTTGATAGCACATGAATCAGGCTTATTGACAGTAGTAGTTATGGGCATGGTAGTGGGCAATATGGGAATTCCGCACCTCAAAGACATTCTAAATTTTAAGGAATCCATGACCGTCTTGCTAATCTCGGTTTTGTTTATCACACTTTCTGCAAATATAAGTTTGTCTGACGTTGAGCTACTTCACCCCAATACTTTCATTCTATTCTTGATTGTGTTATTGGTATTGCGACCTCTGAGTGTTTTTGTGAGCACCTATGGGGGCATATTGAGTTTCAAAGAAAAACTGTTTATTTCGATGGTAGGTCCACGTGGAATCGTTGCAGCAGGTATTGCTTCTGTTTTTGGATTGAAACTAACCGAAAAAGGGATTGAAGGTGCAAATATGCTGACTCCATTGGTTTTTTTAATTGTATTGGGAACAGTGTTATTTACGGCTTTGACTGCCCGATTTTTTGCCAAAAAGCTGAAAATCACAATGGATCACTCAACGGGTGTCACCATCATAGGAGCAAATGCGGGGGCAAGGTTGATTGCCAAGTTTTTGCAGGAAAATGGCCGACACGTTGTCTTGATTGACAATTCTGAAATTAAAGTCCAAAGAGCCACCGATGCGGGTTTGCAAGCCTTCAAAGACAACATATTTGACGAAAACCTACCTGATCAATTTGATTTGTTGGACATGGGTTATTTGCTGGCATTGACCGAAAATGAAAGTGTGAATCTCTATGCTTGCAACAATCTTCAAAGTACTTTGGGAGAACATGGATGTTACCGCTTGATGTCGCCCACCGAAATGAAAAACACAGATGAACCTCCTTCAAGCAATGCTTTGTTTGACACAACGGTTGATTTTCTGAACTTTAGTGAAGCGGCAAGGGATTTTCCAGAAATTCATGAAATACATTATGAAGATGTAGATGAACTTCAAATGTTGCTAAAAAAATGTAGCAATACGCATGAACGCATCCCATTGTTTATTCGTCGAAAGAATGAGCAATTCGATGTGATTCCTGCCAATCGAGATGACTTCAAAGTAGATGACGGTATGTCACTGGTTTATTTGGGTAGAGAAATCACGGAGGAAGAATTGGAGGAAGAAAAGAAAGTGATGGATGAAGAATTGACTCAGAAATAG